The Amblyomma americanum isolate KBUSLIRL-KWMA chromosome 6, ASM5285725v1, whole genome shotgun sequence genome has a window encoding:
- the LOC144094938 gene encoding venom allergen 5-like isoform X3 gives MMHLEWNDELATIAQKLASMCSAKMDCADCRRVESFTVGQNICNYKIRSQATPPVYWRSTIAYWYEGIKQFPPAAISPYVYRQYYGTFTQMVWAKTWSIGCGYSLFTRGSWFVQSYVCNYGPAGNYLNSRVYLPGEPCSRCPPGTRCAANSTFWRHDSGFGALCKSENADGPQVALPAGTIFYCNFHAPHLDCPIKEEPYGSFQVRRLIGGSGYLTTTVGPNGTAAVTLDRVLAVPDNESASCCLRFLFRKGPFRDGAGGSSELHVRLHVLDRNVLKSSALTRHYTHWTPYSITINKPIQVQLTLELKVDAQSTPQYFDLTDVLLVRQPC, from the exons AGAGCTTCACCGTGGGCCAGAACATCTGCAACTACAAGATCCGCTCCCAGGCGACGCCCCCGGTCTACTGGAGGTCCACTATCGCCTACTGGTACGAAGGCATCAAGCAGTTCCCGCCGGCAGCCATATCGCCCTACGTCTACCGGCAGTATTACGGCACTTTCACCCAG ATGGTGTGGGCTAAGACGTGGTCCATCGGCTGCGGCTACTCCCTGTTCACCAGGGGAAGCTGGTTTGTGCAGTCCTACGTCTGCAACTACGGTCCGGC GGGCAACTACCTGAACAGCCGCGTGTACCTGCCCGGAGAGCCGTGCTCACGCTGCCCACCCGGCACCCGATGCGCGGCCAACAGCACTTTCTGGAGACACGACTCCGGATTCGGTGCCCTGTGCA AGTCGGAGAATGCTGATGGACCCCAGGTGGCGCTACCAGCGGGCACCATCTTCTACTGCAACTTCCACGCGCCCCACCTCGACTGCCCCATCAAGGAGGAACCCTACGGGAGCTTCCAAGTGCGTCGCCTCATTGGCG GTAGCGGCTACCTGACCACCACCGTGGGTCCTAACGGGACGGCGGCCGTCACCTTGGACCGGGTGCTGGCCGTGCCGGACAACGAGTCGGCCTCGTGCTGCCTACGCTTCCTGTTCCGCAAGGGTCCCTTCCGCGACGGCGCGGGAGGCTCTTCCGAGCTGCACGTGCGACTGCACGTGCTCGACCGGAACGTGCTCAAGAGCAGCGCCCTGACGCGCCACTACACCCACTGGACTCCCTACAGCATCACCATCAACAAGCCCATCCAGGTGCAG CTGACACTGGAGCTGAAGGTGGACGCACAAAGCACCCCGCAGTATTTCGACCTGACCGACGTCCTGCTCGTCAGGCAACCCTGCTGA